A window of Cryptomeria japonica chromosome 3, Sugi_1.0, whole genome shotgun sequence contains these coding sequences:
- the LOC131062670 gene encoding lysine-rich arabinogalactan protein 19-like, which translates to MGPLAPQAPYLSEQAPPPTLPVPALWPPLALALAAVSASSTPVGPAFLALISPLCSPLPTFYPLALSLAATDASLTHTNPAKLAPTEPLRFLSSTFYPLNPVIAAAGASPAPTNLAFLGLISLLRSLVTASPPIPASLPRTCPQLLQKPQHLHPITTAPPAHHRSTAHGPPPLDPTPVAPPSCLF; encoded by the coding sequence ATGGGCCCCCTGGCTCCACAGGCCCCATACCTGTCAGAGCAGGCCCCTCCTCCAACCTTGCCAGTGCCCGCCCTCTGGCCCCCGCTGGCCCTTGCACTTGCTGCCGTCAGTGCTTCCTCGACCCCTGTCGGCCCCGCATTCCTGGCCCTAATCAGCCCCCTATGCTCGCCGCTGCCGACCTTCTACCCGCTGGCCCTTTCTCTCGCTGCTACTGATGCTTCCCTTACCCACACCAACCCCGCCAAATTGGCCCCCACCGAACCCCTACGCTTTCTGTCATCGACCTTCTACCCGCTGAACCCTGTGATCGCTGCCGCCGGTGCTTCCCCAGCCCCCACCAACCTTGCCTTCCTAGGCCTCATCAGCCTCTTACGCTCCCTCGTGACCGCCTCTCCTCCGATCCCTGCCAGCCTTCCCCGCACGTGCCCACAGCTCCTCCAAAAACCACAACACCTCCACCCGATCACCACAGCACCACCCGCCCACCACCGGAGCACCGCCCATGGGCCACCTCCACTCGACCCCACCCCCGTGGCACCTCCCTCTTGCCTTTTTTAG